A region of Paenibacillus sp. JNUCC-31 DNA encodes the following proteins:
- a CDS encoding non-ribosomal peptide synthetase, translating into MSIFKKQEMYWANRFEDDDYLVHLPYCKTTSTPIDDTQHQKYIYKPLSAHVSHQIKSISKNAPMAIYTILLTGVTCLLYKYTNESKMIIGMPTLEEKNNELSLSNKYLILKNNIDRTMSFKSVFNQVKASLSEAIQHQRIPFRKMVEHLNVQYDSNQLPMIHSIVSLKEIHSNLDENNVRAATMFHFDLKNDGVQLKLAYDEERYDRDFIVQVTEHLDQLFSAVLSQPDLELSEVEMLSEFHRNQLLVDFNDTAAEYPKNKMMHQFVEEQVQRTPDHAAVVFENKQLTYSELNQRANQLARTLQSKGVQAGQLVGIMAERSLEMIVGLLGILKAGGAYVPIDPEYPEERVHFVLEDSKVNLLLLQSHIQKPVHFAGTCIILDDEQSYHTNPLNVESEASSTHLAYVIYTSGTTGNPKGVMIEHNSIANSLQWKSEFYRFTGEDRVLMLNPFVFDSFITHFFGPIISGSTVYLLNQQQCKDAVAINALIKKQEITHIQSPPSFLMTLVEQVSAEDWASMKNVVAAGEKIVPALIHRLQQINPHIEVCNEYGPTENSVVSTVLLIHSADQNISIGRPIANNKVYILGEENGLQPIGVQGELCVAGAGLSRGYLNLPDLTAEKFVDDPFVTGAKMYKTGDFARWLPDGNIEYVGRVDHQEKIRGYRIELGEVEKALLNTSTIQEAIVLAREDETGTKQLCAYLVGKNAITIGKLREELSRQLPNYMIPSYFVQLDQMPLTSNGKIDRKALPAPKENMLKGADYEAPRTMVEQQLATIWEDLLGVENIGVTDNFFELGGDSIKSIQVSSRLYQAGYQVQMEHLFKYPTIASLIPYVQPISAMSEQGIITGQVMLTPIQHWFFEQYKVDAHHYNQSVMLYRKEGFHDATLRHVLNKISEHHDGLRMVYRQTEQGYEGWNEGEEKVPLYTLEVMDLKALSDPSEQIVNKANTIQSSFNLDRGPLMKIGLFQCADGDHLLIVIHHLIIDGVSWRILIEDISKGYEQLSQEEPIHLPPKTDSFQLWAEKLKLYADSEVIEQELEYWNEIEQTAYEPLPKDIRQDHALEKDSEEIIVEWTAAETEQLLKQANRAYKTEINDLLLNALGMSIHQWTGMDKVLVNLEGHGREQIIPDLDITRTIGWFTSQYPVVLNMEASSNLSRLIKTNKENLRKIPKKGIGYGVLRYLSGLQKEAPFTLNPEISFNYLGQFDQDLQNSAMQISRYSGGATASINHRRNHLIDINALIMEGKLSVTLRYSRTQYRKETMEQLTKCFRDSLQQLIMHCVTKVKPEITPSDISLKGITIEELEEFAHQSEHIGEIEDIYALSPMQNGMFFHHLLQSNSEAYFLQTTLDLHGSLDVEAFSKSVDQLMQRNAIFRTNFHSQWKNEPLQVVYRHKKNGLVYEDLREMNEDDREAYVASYTREDKRNGFDLSKDVLMRISILHTHNETYRFIWNYHHILMDGWCLSLVIQELFDGYFAIQEQRKRENRVAIPYKQYIEWLEKQDHEQSLKYWSDYLQDYDEQTTLPKKHTITNRNEYRSENVIFTLSTEVTSQLAQVASRNQVTLNTLMQTAWGILLQKYNGSEDVVFGSVVSGRPAAIVDVESIIGLFINTIPVRIQAQGNETFIEMMKRNQEQAVASHPYETYPLYEIQAVTQQKQNLIDHILVYENYPVQGIVEQFGDQEKTALQITNVEADEQTNYDFNLIIKPGEEMKWMFYYNANVYDRASVERIQDHLIHLMEQVIHNPHIHVDEVEVITAREKSQILEGFNDSMADYPLDKTIHGLFEEQAVRRPEQVAVVFEDQHLTYKDLNEKANQLARTLKVKGIQADQLIGIIAERSLDMVIGILAILKAGGAYVPIDPEYPEERIRYMLEDSGVEILLLQSHLHARISFAGEVVCLDQPKFYHEDHSNLGTAAAPTSLAYVIYTSGTTGKPKGTCIEHKNVVRLLFNSKNCFDFDDSDIWTLFHSFCFDFSVWEMYGALLYGGKLVIVPQMTAKSPEQFLQLLKHEQVTILNQTPTYFYHLLQEERKDRGEELKLRKVIFGGEALNPALLMDWKIKYPFVQLINMYGITETTVHVTYKEITGVEIHAGKSNIGKPIPTLQTYILDKHQRIQPIGVQGELYVAGEGLARGYLNRSDLTAEKFVDNPFVTEGKMYRTGDAARWLPDGNIEYLGRIDHQVKIRGYRIELGEVETALLRIDSIQEAVVIARENNDGSKHLCAYWKGNNSVTAKKIRMALSQEIPDYMIPSYFVQLEHIPLTSNGKIDRKALPSPEKSMQKETEYMAPRNAIEQTIVSAWESVLGVQKISISDHFFELGGDSIRCIQVSSRLLQAGYKVEMKHFFTYPTVAELSAHVTSVSMVSDQGEVTGQVILTPIQRWFFDQNMVDEHHYNQEMMFYREKGFDVQFVYNVMNKIVKQHDALRIVYRQAAEGGYQAWNRGGEEDKLFSLEIVDLKKEVNPAPIIEKKAKEIQSSMDLIQGPLVKLGLFQCADGDHLLIAIHHLVVDGVSWRILYEDIQSGLDQFLRGQEIRLPQKTTSFKQWAEQLSMFADSAKMGQEDTYWRRVENMEISPLPKDAEYDETIGKDSETITLQWTVAETEQLLMQTHRTYNTEINDLLLTALGMAIHAWTGMEQIVVNLEGHGREAILPDLDITRTVGWFTSMYPVILEMEAGIDVSRRIKTVKERLRQIPNKGIGYGISRYLSHREEGIIWEKHPEISFNYMGQVNQDSDNDGIKFSSYFSGPSVSENNKRPFVLNINGIVIEGRLSLTMSYSRRQYRQETMEQLASFYKESLHEVIEHCVMKEQVELTPSDISCKSLTMDQLDQMVEHTRNIGQIENVYPLTPLQKEMLYESERNPISGAYFVQIMFDMRGDFDSASFAQSLDQLMQRHAILRTNFYSDFIDIPLQIVYQEKKFEFNYEDVTGTSERQRKTYVDEYIEQDKARGFDLQQDSLIRMSVIRTKHEEYRVIWSFHHILMDGWCMSLISKEIFENYFAIRENRKPEMTLLTPYSQFIEWLEQQDNEGAITYWSRYLEGYEGQTKLPGEKIKPKHERQDSRTLNCYLDDVLIEQMKQIAEQQHVTLHTLVQTVWGVLLQQYNESSDVVFGSVVSGRPPVIPGIESMIGLFINAIPVRIQAQADESFISLMKRNQAQAVDSHAYDTYSLYDIQNLTRQKQSLINHVVVYQNFPVDHRMESLGQKGEIPLEIMNVGGTEHNSFDFTLIVKPHENMKIILMYNANVYGLSTVEQIQKHFISMIQQVVSNPEVKISELALITSNSY; encoded by the coding sequence ATGTCTATTTTTAAGAAACAAGAAATGTATTGGGCAAATCGCTTTGAAGATGATGATTATCTGGTTCATTTGCCTTATTGTAAAACGACTTCAACGCCCATAGACGATACACAGCATCAGAAGTATATATATAAGCCTCTGTCGGCCCACGTGTCACATCAAATCAAGTCCATTTCGAAAAATGCTCCAATGGCGATCTATACGATATTACTAACTGGAGTGACGTGTCTGTTATATAAATACACCAATGAATCCAAAATGATTATTGGCATGCCAACGCTGGAAGAAAAGAATAATGAACTTTCACTGTCCAATAAATATTTAATATTAAAAAATAATATCGATCGCACGATGTCATTTAAATCCGTATTTAATCAAGTGAAGGCAAGTTTAAGTGAAGCCATCCAGCATCAACGAATACCCTTCAGAAAGATGGTCGAGCATTTAAACGTTCAATATGATTCGAACCAGTTACCTATGATCCATTCGATAGTTTCTTTGAAAGAAATTCATTCAAACTTGGATGAGAATAACGTAAGAGCAGCGACGATGTTTCATTTTGACCTGAAGAACGATGGTGTTCAATTGAAACTCGCTTATGATGAAGAGCGTTATGATCGAGATTTTATAGTCCAAGTTACAGAACATCTGGACCAATTGTTTTCTGCCGTGTTGAGCCAGCCTGACTTGGAATTAAGTGAAGTGGAGATGCTTTCAGAGTTTCATAGAAACCAATTGTTAGTTGACTTTAACGATACGGCCGCGGAGTATCCAAAGAACAAGATGATGCACCAATTCGTTGAAGAGCAGGTACAACGAACACCGGATCATGCAGCTGTCGTATTTGAGAACAAACAGCTCACGTACAGCGAGCTAAATCAACGAGCAAACCAATTGGCCCGGACACTTCAATCCAAGGGTGTGCAGGCGGGGCAGTTGGTTGGGATTATGGCAGAACGCTCACTTGAGATGATCGTAGGTTTACTCGGGATTTTAAAAGCCGGAGGAGCCTATGTTCCTATTGACCCGGAATATCCGGAGGAGCGTGTTCATTTTGTACTGGAGGATTCCAAAGTGAACCTCTTGCTGCTGCAAAGTCATATACAGAAGCCTGTACATTTTGCGGGGACATGTATCATTCTTGATGATGAACAGAGTTACCACACCAATCCTTTGAACGTAGAGTCTGAAGCGAGTTCAACTCACTTGGCATATGTGATCTATACATCAGGCACAACTGGAAACCCGAAGGGCGTTATGATCGAACATAACAGCATTGCAAATTCTCTTCAGTGGAAATCAGAATTTTATAGATTTACTGGAGAAGATCGGGTATTAATGCTGAATCCATTCGTGTTTGATTCGTTTATTACCCATTTCTTTGGTCCGATTATATCTGGCTCAACGGTGTATTTGTTAAATCAACAACAATGTAAAGATGCTGTAGCAATCAACGCATTAATTAAAAAACAGGAAATCACGCACATCCAAAGCCCGCCCAGTTTTTTGATGACCCTGGTGGAACAAGTGAGCGCAGAAGATTGGGCTTCCATGAAAAATGTTGTTGCTGCGGGAGAGAAGATTGTTCCAGCCTTGATCCACAGATTGCAGCAAATCAATCCGCACATCGAAGTATGCAATGAATATGGTCCAACCGAAAATAGCGTCGTATCAACGGTTCTTTTGATCCACTCAGCGGATCAAAATATTTCTATTGGCAGGCCAATTGCCAATAATAAAGTCTATATTTTAGGGGAAGAGAATGGATTGCAGCCTATTGGAGTTCAGGGAGAATTATGTGTAGCAGGAGCAGGGCTCTCCAGAGGTTACTTGAACCTGCCAGACCTGACAGCGGAGAAATTCGTAGATGATCCGTTTGTTACGGGCGCAAAAATGTACAAGACGGGTGACTTTGCAAGATGGCTGCCGGATGGGAACATTGAATATGTAGGAAGGGTGGATCATCAAGAAAAAATTCGTGGATACCGGATCGAACTTGGCGAAGTGGAAAAGGCTCTTCTAAACACATCCACGATACAAGAGGCCATCGTCTTGGCCAGAGAAGATGAAACGGGTACTAAACAATTATGTGCATACCTGGTCGGGAAGAATGCAATAACGATTGGGAAACTGCGAGAAGAACTGTCCAGACAGCTGCCAAACTATATGATCCCGTCCTATTTTGTACAACTGGATCAGATGCCGCTCACGTCCAATGGGAAAATCGACCGCAAAGCGCTGCCAGCACCAAAAGAAAATATGTTGAAGGGAGCGGATTACGAGGCCCCACGAACAATGGTGGAACAACAACTCGCAACCATCTGGGAAGACTTACTTGGTGTGGAGAACATTGGGGTGACGGATAATTTCTTTGAGCTCGGAGGGGATTCGATTAAATCCATTCAAGTTTCTTCGAGATTATATCAAGCGGGCTATCAGGTTCAGATGGAACATTTGTTTAAGTATCCAACCATAGCAAGTTTAATTCCCTATGTCCAACCGATTAGTGCGATGTCAGAGCAGGGAATCATCACGGGTCAAGTGATGCTGACACCAATTCAGCATTGGTTTTTTGAACAATATAAAGTGGATGCCCATCATTATAATCAATCGGTCATGTTGTATCGGAAGGAAGGTTTTCATGATGCCACACTTCGCCATGTATTAAATAAGATTAGTGAGCATCATGATGGCCTTCGTATGGTATACCGCCAAACGGAACAAGGGTATGAAGGATGGAATGAAGGGGAGGAAAAAGTACCTTTATACACGCTTGAAGTTATGGACTTAAAGGCATTGTCAGATCCATCTGAACAGATCGTGAATAAAGCCAATACAATTCAGAGCAGCTTCAACTTGGATCGTGGTCCCTTGATGAAGATAGGATTGTTTCAATGTGCAGATGGAGATCATTTGTTGATCGTTATTCATCACTTGATCATCGACGGAGTTTCATGGCGAATTTTGATCGAAGATATCTCTAAAGGGTATGAACAATTAAGTCAGGAAGAACCGATTCATCTACCCCCAAAAACAGATTCATTTCAATTATGGGCAGAAAAGCTCAAGTTGTATGCGGACAGTGAAGTCATTGAACAAGAGCTTGAATATTGGAATGAAATAGAACAAACCGCATATGAACCGTTGCCTAAAGATATCAGACAAGATCATGCACTGGAAAAAGACAGTGAAGAAATAATAGTGGAATGGACAGCAGCAGAAACAGAGCAGTTATTGAAACAAGCGAATCGTGCCTATAAAACGGAGATTAACGATTTGCTGCTTAATGCCTTAGGAATGTCTATTCATCAATGGACAGGCATGGATAAAGTTCTGGTCAATCTGGAGGGGCATGGACGAGAGCAGATTATACCGGATCTGGATATTACACGTACGATCGGATGGTTTACGAGCCAATATCCTGTTGTATTAAATATGGAAGCAAGTTCAAATTTGTCTCGTCTCATCAAGACAAACAAAGAAAATCTTCGCAAAATACCCAAAAAAGGAATTGGTTATGGTGTTTTAAGGTATTTAAGTGGACTTCAGAAAGAAGCTCCTTTTACCTTGAATCCAGAAATCAGTTTTAACTATTTGGGGCAATTTGATCAGGATCTACAGAATAGTGCGATGCAGATCTCACGCTACTCGGGCGGAGCGACAGCTAGCATAAACCACAGAAGAAACCATCTTATTGACATAAACGCCTTAATTATGGAAGGCAAATTGTCTGTGACACTTCGGTATAGCCGCACCCAATATCGTAAAGAAACGATGGAGCAATTGACGAAATGTTTTAGAGATTCGCTGCAACAATTGATCATGCATTGCGTCACGAAAGTGAAACCTGAAATCACACCAAGTGATATTTCTTTAAAAGGAATCACGATTGAGGAACTGGAGGAATTTGCACATCAATCTGAGCACATTGGTGAAATCGAAGATATATATGCTTTGTCGCCCATGCAAAATGGAATGTTTTTTCATCATCTTCTCCAATCCAATTCTGAAGCTTATTTTCTTCAAACGACGCTTGATCTTCATGGGTCGCTAGACGTGGAGGCATTCTCGAAGAGTGTGGATCAGTTGATGCAACGAAATGCTATATTCAGAACGAACTTCCACAGCCAATGGAAGAATGAACCACTGCAAGTCGTATACCGTCATAAAAAGAATGGACTTGTATACGAAGATTTGCGTGAAATGAATGAAGACGATCGTGAAGCATACGTTGCATCCTATACAAGAGAAGACAAAAGGAACGGTTTCGACTTGTCTAAAGATGTATTAATGCGTATCTCGATCTTGCATACCCATAATGAAACTTATCGTTTTATTTGGAATTATCATCATATTTTGATGGATGGATGGTGTCTATCTCTTGTAATACAGGAGTTGTTCGACGGATATTTTGCAATACAAGAACAACGAAAGCGGGAGAACAGGGTAGCGATCCCATACAAACAATATATAGAATGGCTGGAAAAACAAGATCATGAACAATCTTTGAAATACTGGAGTGACTATTTACAAGACTATGATGAGCAAACCACGTTGCCGAAAAAACATACAATTACGAATCGTAATGAATATCGTTCAGAGAATGTGATTTTTACACTAAGTACAGAAGTTACCAGCCAATTGGCGCAAGTGGCCAGTCGGAATCAGGTAACCCTGAATACGTTAATGCAGACTGCGTGGGGAATTTTACTTCAGAAATATAATGGCAGTGAAGATGTTGTATTCGGGAGTGTGGTATCGGGCAGACCTGCGGCAATCGTCGATGTTGAAAGCATCATTGGTTTATTTATCAATACCATTCCTGTACGTATTCAGGCTCAAGGAAACGAGACATTTATTGAGATGATGAAGCGTAATCAGGAACAAGCTGTTGCTTCACATCCTTACGAAACGTATCCATTATATGAGATTCAAGCGGTTACTCAGCAAAAACAAAATCTGATTGATCATATCCTGGTGTATGAAAATTATCCCGTGCAAGGCATTGTGGAGCAGTTTGGGGATCAGGAGAAAACAGCTCTTCAGATTACCAATGTAGAAGCGGATGAACAAACGAATTATGATTTTAACCTGATTATCAAACCGGGTGAAGAAATGAAATGGATGTTCTATTACAATGCAAACGTCTATGATCGAGCAAGTGTAGAACGCATTCAAGATCATTTGATCCATTTGATGGAACAAGTGATCCATAATCCACATATCCATGTCGATGAAGTGGAAGTCATCACAGCACGGGAGAAATCGCAAATCTTAGAAGGTTTTAATGATTCCATGGCTGACTATCCATTGGACAAGACCATTCATGGATTGTTTGAAGAGCAAGCGGTGCGAAGACCTGAACAAGTGGCGGTTGTATTTGAGGATCAACACTTGACCTATAAAGATCTGAACGAAAAAGCCAATCAATTGGCAAGAACGCTGAAGGTCAAAGGGATTCAGGCGGATCAGCTCATTGGAATTATCGCTGAACGATCGCTCGACATGGTCATTGGAATTCTCGCGATTTTGAAGGCCGGTGGAGCATATGTGCCTATTGACCCCGAATATCCAGAGGAGCGTATTCGTTATATGCTTGAGGATTCAGGCGTAGAAATATTACTGCTGCAAAGCCATTTGCACGCACGCATATCTTTTGCAGGAGAGGTTGTCTGCCTGGATCAACCCAAGTTTTATCACGAAGATCATTCAAATCTGGGAACGGCCGCTGCTCCAACGAGTTTGGCATACGTGATTTATACTTCAGGAACGACTGGTAAACCGAAAGGGACGTGTATTGAACATAAAAATGTCGTTCGTTTATTGTTCAATAGTAAAAATTGTTTTGATTTTGATGATTCAGACATATGGACGTTGTTTCATTCCTTCTGTTTTGATTTTTCGGTATGGGAAATGTATGGCGCGTTGCTTTATGGCGGGAAATTAGTCATCGTACCCCAAATGACGGCAAAAAGTCCAGAACAATTTTTACAATTGTTAAAACATGAGCAAGTGACGATATTGAACCAAACGCCAACATACTTCTATCATCTTCTGCAAGAAGAACGGAAAGATCGTGGAGAAGAATTGAAATTAAGAAAAGTGATTTTTGGAGGAGAGGCACTCAATCCGGCATTATTAATGGATTGGAAAATAAAGTACCCATTCGTACAGTTAATTAATATGTATGGGATAACGGAAACAACGGTTCATGTAACCTATAAAGAAATAACTGGAGTTGAAATACATGCAGGAAAGAGCAATATTGGCAAACCGATCCCAACGTTACAAACGTACATTTTGGATAAACACCAACGAATTCAACCGATTGGCGTTCAGGGAGAGTTATATGTAGCAGGTGAGGGGCTTGCCAGAGGTTATCTGAACCGATCTGATTTAACAGCAGAGAAATTCGTTGATAATCCGTTCGTTACAGAAGGGAAAATGTACAGAACGGGAGATGCCGCGAGGTGGCTGCCAGATGGGAATATTGAATATCTGGGACGGATCGATCATCAAGTGAAAATTCGCGGTTACCGAATTGAGCTTGGTGAAGTGGAAACAGCGCTCTTGAGAATAGACTCCATTCAAGAAGCAGTTGTTATTGCTCGTGAAAATAATGATGGATCAAAGCATTTGTGTGCATATTGGAAAGGCAATAATTCCGTAACAGCTAAGAAAATCAGAATGGCATTATCCCAGGAAATACCGGATTATATGATCCCGTCCTATTTTGTTCAATTAGAGCATATACCGTTAACATCTAATGGGAAAATTGACCGAAAAGCATTGCCATCTCCAGAGAAAAGCATGCAAAAAGAAACAGAATATATGGCGCCGCGAAACGCTATAGAACAAACGATCGTCTCTGCATGGGAATCCGTACTTGGCGTTCAAAAGATCAGCATATCCGATCATTTCTTTGAACTCGGGGGCGATTCCATTAGATGCATTCAAGTTTCTTCACGACTCCTTCAAGCTGGGTATAAAGTGGAAATGAAACATTTCTTCACCTATCCGACCGTTGCGGAGCTAAGTGCACACGTTACCTCAGTGAGCATGGTTTCTGACCAAGGGGAAGTTACGGGACAAGTCATACTGACGCCAATTCAGCGGTGGTTCTTTGATCAAAACATGGTGGATGAACATCATTACAATCAGGAAATGATGTTCTATCGAGAAAAAGGATTTGATGTCCAATTCGTTTACAACGTGATGAATAAGATAGTGAAGCAACATGATGCTCTTCGTATCGTTTATCGTCAGGCTGCGGAAGGCGGATATCAAGCGTGGAATCGAGGGGGAGAGGAAGACAAATTATTCAGTCTTGAAATTGTTGACCTCAAAAAAGAAGTAAATCCTGCACCCATCATCGAAAAAAAAGCGAAAGAAATTCAGAGCAGCATGGATCTGATTCAGGGACCTTTGGTCAAACTGGGCTTGTTCCAATGTGCTGATGGGGATCATTTACTTATTGCCATTCATCATTTGGTAGTGGACGGGGTTTCATGGCGTATCTTATATGAAGATATTCAGTCAGGACTTGACCAGTTCTTGAGAGGTCAAGAAATCCGGCTTCCACAGAAAACAACTTCGTTTAAACAATGGGCAGAACAATTGTCTATGTTTGCAGATAGCGCTAAGATGGGGCAAGAGGATACCTATTGGCGTCGTGTGGAGAACATGGAAATAAGCCCGCTGCCCAAAGATGCTGAATATGATGAGACGATCGGGAAAGACAGTGAAACGATAACTCTTCAGTGGACAGTAGCGGAAACCGAACAATTATTGATGCAGACACATCGTACGTATAATACGGAAATTAATGATCTATTGCTAACGGCATTGGGGATGGCTATCCATGCATGGACAGGCATGGAACAAATCGTCGTAAATCTGGAAGGACACGGTAGGGAAGCGATCCTTCCGGATCTGGATATTACGCGTACAGTGGGCTGGTTTACAAGTATGTACCCCGTCATTCTTGAGATGGAAGCTGGGATAGATGTATCGAGAAGGATTAAGACCGTCAAGGAGAGACTGCGGCAGATCCCAAACAAAGGCATTGGTTACGGAATTTCAAGGTATTTGTCACACAGAGAGGAAGGAATCATTTGGGAGAAACATCCCGAAATTAGTTTCAACTATATGGGACAGGTGAATCAAGATTCGGACAATGATGGTATTAAATTCTCATCTTATTTCAGCGGACCATCCGTAAGTGAGAACAATAAGAGACCGTTTGTACTAAATATCAATGGCATCGTTATCGAGGGAAGATTGTCACTGACTATGAGCTATAGTCGAAGACAGTATCGACAGGAAACGATGGAGCAACTGGCGAGTTTCTATAAGGAAAGTCTTCATGAAGTGATTGAGCATTGTGTTATGAAGGAACAAGTCGAACTTACACCAAGTGATATTTCCTGTAAGTCATTAACCATGGATCAATTGGATCAAATGGTGGAACACACCCGGAACATCGGTCAAATCGAAAATGTGTACCCACTTACACCTTTGCAGAAGGAAATGTTGTACGAAAGTGAACGAAATCCAATTTCGGGCGCTTACTTTGTACAAATCATGTTTGACATGCGTGGGGATTTCGATAGTGCCTCTTTTGCACAGAGCCTGGATCAATTAATGCAAAGGCATGCGATATTAAGAACTAATTTTTACAGTGATTTCATCGACATCCCTCTTCAAATCGTGTATCAAGAGAAGAAATTTGAATTCAACTATGAAGATGTAACAGGTACAAGTGAACGGCAACGTAAGACGTATGTTGACGAGTATATCGAGCAGGATAAGGCAAGAGGATTTGACTTACAGCAAGATTCGTTAATACGTATGTCTGTTATACGAACAAAACATGAGGAATACCGTGTCATCTGGAGTTTTCATCATATTTTGATGGATGGCTGGTGTATGTCTCTTATAAGTAAAGAGATTTTTGAGAATTACTTTGCGATTCGGGAAAATAGAAAACCTGAAATGACCCTGTTAACACCATATAGTCAATTCATTGAATGGTTGGAGCAGCAAGACAATGAAGGGGCCATAACCTATTGGAGTCGTTACCTGGAAGGTTATGAAGGGCAAACGAAATTGCCTGGAGAAAAAATCAAACCGAAACATGAAAGACAGGATTCCAGAACGCTAAACTGCTATTTGGATGATGTACTAATCGAACAAATGAAACAGATTGCGGAACAGCAGCATGTAACTCTTCATACGTTAGTGCAGACTGTCTGGGGTGTATTGTTGCAGCAATACAATGAAAGCAGCGATGTTGTATTCGGAAGTGTTGTATCGGGCAGGCCGCCTGTCATTCCTGGGATCGAAAGCATGATTGGATTATTTATTAATGCGATTCCTGTTCGTATCCAGGCCCAGGCCGATGAGTCGTTTATATCTTTAATGAAAAGAAATCAGGCACAAGCTGTGGATTCACATGCATATGATACGTATTCGTTATATGATATTCAAAATCTGACCAGGCAAAAACAATCTCTGATTAACCATGTTGTGGTATATCAGAACTTCCCGGTAGATCATCGAATGGAGAGTTTGGGTCAAAAAGGCGAAATACCGCTTGAAATTATGAATGTAGGGGGTACAGAACACAATAGTTTTGATTTTACTTTGATCGTCAAACCCCATGAGAACATGAAGATCATATTGATGTACAATGCCAATGTCTATGGCCTATCCACCGTTGAACAGATTCAAAAACATTTTATTTCCATGATTCAACAAGTGGTAAGTAACCCAGAAGTTAAAATAAGCGAACTTGCATTGATTACGTCAAACAGTTATTAA